In Bacteroidia bacterium, a genomic segment contains:
- a CDS encoding sigma-54 dependent transcriptional regulator: MKNKCLILIIDDDIAVCTSLKLLFGRAGFETCTASGPESAISLLREQTPDLIVLDMNFSIDTTGKQGLELLGEIRNEFSTVPVILLTGWGTMELAVAGMKAGASDFLTKPWDNIQLLSAVNTILDLRKPAPTEIILNKSFSRIVGKDAGLLQILQVADRVSRTDASVLILGESGTGKELLAEAIHFASVRAKAPFVKVNLGGISASLFESEMFGHKRGAFTGAVDERQGRFERADTGTIFLDEIGDLDSGSQVKLLRVLQEKTFEKLGSSQPKKANVRVICATNQNLKERVAEGLFREDLFYRINLITLSLPSLRDRPGDIPLLVDFYLKNLKEIYQLPQLKITSAARNWLQEQRFPGNIRQLKNLVERTVLVATRDQLDREDFVRQYDDELRGTDTIVLPRVGEITLEEMEKQMILKALEFHRHNINRTSRALGITRSALYRRLTKYNIPYDSQD, translated from the coding sequence ATGAAGAATAAATGCCTCATACTGATCATCGACGATGATATTGCGGTTTGTACATCGCTAAAGTTACTGTTTGGGCGTGCGGGCTTTGAGACATGTACGGCTTCCGGCCCTGAAAGTGCTATATCCTTGCTCAGGGAGCAGACCCCTGACCTCATCGTGCTGGATATGAATTTCTCGATCGACACAACCGGAAAGCAGGGATTGGAATTGTTGGGAGAAATTCGCAATGAGTTTTCTACTGTACCGGTGATTTTGTTGACGGGCTGGGGTACTATGGAACTGGCCGTTGCCGGAATGAAAGCAGGTGCCAGCGATTTTTTGACCAAACCCTGGGATAATATACAACTGTTGAGTGCGGTGAATACGATTCTGGATCTCCGGAAACCTGCACCTACGGAAATCATACTCAATAAAAGTTTTAGCCGGATAGTAGGAAAGGACGCCGGGTTATTACAGATTTTGCAGGTCGCAGACCGTGTGAGCCGTACCGATGCCAGTGTGCTGATTCTGGGTGAAAGTGGTACAGGTAAAGAACTGCTCGCAGAAGCTATTCATTTTGCATCTGTACGGGCCAAAGCGCCTTTTGTAAAGGTCAACCTCGGCGGTATTTCAGCTTCTTTATTTGAAAGCGAAATGTTTGGCCACAAAAGAGGTGCTTTCACCGGCGCGGTGGATGAACGACAAGGGCGGTTTGAGCGGGCGGATACAGGTACTATTTTTCTGGATGAAATCGGCGATCTGGATTCCGGCAGTCAGGTAAAATTGCTGAGGGTATTGCAGGAGAAAACCTTTGAAAAGCTGGGTAGCAGCCAACCCAAAAAAGCTAATGTGCGGGTGATTTGCGCGACCAACCAGAATCTGAAAGAAAGGGTTGCCGAAGGGTTGTTCAGAGAAGATCTGTTTTACCGGATCAACCTCATAACCCTGAGCTTGCCCAGCCTGCGCGACCGGCCGGGTGATATTCCGCTACTCGTGGATTTCTACCTGAAAAACCTCAAGGAAATCTATCAGCTACCCCAGCTGAAAATCACATCTGCTGCCCGCAACTGGTTGCAGGAACAGCGTTTCCCCGGCAATATCAGGCAGCTCAAAAACCTCGTGGAGCGCACTGTGCTTGTAGCCACCAGAGACCAACTCGATCGGGAGGATTTTGTCCGGCAGTATGACGATGAACTCCGAGGTACAGATACGATCGTTTTGCCCAGGGTAGGTGAGATAACCTTGGAAGAGATGGAAAAACAAATGATTCTCAAAGCCCTGGAATTTCACCGGCACAATATCAATCGCACATCCCGTGCACTAGGGATTACCCGTTCGGCATTATATCGCCGTCTGACCAAGTATAATATTCCCTATGACAGTCAGGATTAA
- a CDS encoding FtsX-like permease family protein, which translates to MISHIFKLIWNRKRQNSLLILEIFFAFLILFGVLGFVFFNLDKYRQPLGFDCENTWVVYISIPMGADSAQVANTQKQVKSALKQLPEIEQLSYSSNITPFSNSSSVTANHLSGFDLQTWLCEVDEDFAETMGLKLVAGHWPNKADYAGKYQPIVVNQLLLDTYFKDSSMVGKIVPIDGENIIVGVVEHYKYWGEFEKENPLTFLPLSGRDIQNIALSIRLVPGTPAEFEEKLNQTIRNIAKDWEFVIEHYETRRIRSSRETWVPVIAMLVICVFLLLNIAMGLFGVLIYNVNRRRSEIGLRMAMGASSGSIVRQFMLELFFLTGLGLVMGVFFAVQVPLLKILDVPVSIYFYAGLVAIVIIFTLVGICTFYPSKQASHIQPAIALHEE; encoded by the coding sequence ATGATATCTCATATATTTAAACTCATCTGGAACCGCAAGCGGCAAAATAGCCTGCTCATCCTCGAAATATTTTTTGCTTTTCTGATTCTGTTTGGGGTGCTGGGGTTTGTGTTCTTTAATCTTGACAAATATCGTCAGCCACTGGGATTTGATTGCGAAAATACCTGGGTAGTATATATTTCTATTCCTATGGGCGCAGACTCTGCCCAGGTTGCCAACACCCAAAAACAAGTAAAATCAGCATTAAAGCAATTGCCCGAAATCGAACAACTCAGTTATAGCTCGAATATCACACCTTTTTCCAATTCAAGTTCTGTTACCGCCAATCACCTTTCCGGATTCGACCTTCAGACCTGGCTTTGTGAGGTGGATGAAGATTTTGCCGAAACCATGGGGCTTAAACTTGTGGCCGGCCATTGGCCCAATAAGGCTGATTATGCCGGAAAATATCAGCCGATTGTTGTCAACCAGTTGTTGCTCGACACATACTTTAAGGATAGCAGCATGGTGGGGAAAATTGTTCCTATTGATGGTGAAAACATCATTGTCGGAGTAGTGGAGCATTACAAGTACTGGGGAGAATTTGAGAAGGAAAATCCGCTGACCTTTCTTCCTCTGTCTGGCAGGGATATCCAAAATATTGCGCTTTCCATCCGGCTTGTTCCCGGAACGCCTGCTGAGTTTGAAGAAAAACTTAATCAAACCATCAGAAATATCGCCAAAGACTGGGAATTTGTTATCGAACACTATGAAACACGTCGAATCAGAAGCAGTCGTGAAACCTGGGTTCCCGTGATAGCCATGCTGGTAATATGTGTTTTTTTGCTGTTGAATATCGCCATGGGCTTATTTGGGGTGCTGATTTATAATGTCAACCGCAGACGTTCAGAGATTGGATTGCGTATGGCAATGGGGGCGTCTTCGGGTAGTATTGTCAGGCAATTTATGCTGGAACTGTTTTTCCTGACAGGACTCGGATTAGTCATGGGCGTGTTTTTTGCTGTTCAGGTGCCACTACTTAAAATATTGGATGTACCGGTATCCATTTACTTTTATGCAGGTTTAGTGGCGATCGTTATTATTTTTACCTTAGTGGGAATTTGTACTTTTTATCCAAGTAAACAAGCTTCACATATTCAACCGGCCATTGCCCTGCATGAAGAATAA
- a CDS encoding FtsX-like permease family protein, with amino-acid sequence MLKNYIKIAWIVLKRKKLFTFISLFGISFTLMILMAITAFFDNALGSHPPLSKADRISFLNRVIMTKVLPDTTRIIDSTEVGGIMKYDTTLNIGEQTSFYSSSSASFSLLERYMKDLPYVENYSFFSPDQSFDLFINNKKLVFSSISTDAAYWDIFDFRFLEGEPYRQSAVDSRSPVMVISESARNSYFGSNVSALGQEIRLNQQAFKVVGVVEDVSETQYFLHAEVYIPLTFMQPAVLQSPSLMGGFEAAFLSARSSDRQRLEAEVDRLAKVIPLPDPDNFNTLSLKTHTLVEGFALRIFSEDDKRIAMRWLYGVFGSLLTLFMLIPTLNLINVNVTRILERSDEIGVRKAFGARTRDLLLQFVFENVLLTLIGGVIGFLMALWLIYILNSTKFMGEVMLSFNPSVFAYGLIITLFFGILSGLLPAWRMSRLHVIDALKQNAS; translated from the coding sequence ATGCTAAAAAATTATATCAAAATCGCGTGGATTGTGCTCAAACGAAAGAAGCTGTTCACTTTTATCAGCTTGTTTGGGATAAGTTTTACCCTGATGATTCTGATGGCGATCACAGCTTTTTTTGATAATGCCCTGGGCAGCCATCCGCCGCTTAGTAAGGCAGACCGAATCTCTTTCCTCAACCGGGTAATTATGACAAAAGTACTACCCGATACAACCCGGATTATCGATAGTACCGAAGTCGGAGGAATTATGAAATATGACACCACGCTAAACATTGGGGAGCAGACCAGTTTTTATAGCAGTTCCTCTGCATCTTTTTCTCTGCTCGAGAGATATATGAAAGACCTTCCATATGTAGAGAATTACTCTTTTTTCAGTCCGGATCAAAGTTTTGATTTGTTTATCAACAATAAAAAACTGGTGTTTAGTTCCATCTCTACAGATGCTGCGTACTGGGATATTTTTGACTTCCGGTTTCTAGAGGGGGAGCCATACCGGCAGTCTGCCGTAGACAGCCGCAGCCCGGTAATGGTCATCAGCGAGTCTGCCAGAAATTCGTACTTTGGTTCAAATGTCAGCGCCCTTGGTCAGGAGATCAGATTAAACCAGCAGGCATTTAAAGTGGTCGGCGTGGTGGAAGATGTGAGCGAAACCCAATACTTTTTACACGCTGAGGTCTATATCCCTCTCACATTCATGCAACCTGCTGTGCTGCAATCGCCCAGTCTTATGGGCGGGTTTGAAGCTGCTTTCCTTTCTGCGAGATCTTCGGACCGTCAGCGACTGGAAGCTGAAGTAGATCGGCTGGCTAAAGTCATTCCTTTGCCAGATCCGGATAATTTCAATACCCTATCGCTAAAAACCCATACGCTTGTGGAGGGATTCGCACTTCGGATTTTTTCGGAAGACGACAAAAGGATTGCTATGCGGTGGTTGTATGGCGTTTTTGGCAGTTTGTTGACCCTGTTTATGTTGATTCCTACCCTGAACCTGATCAATGTCAACGTAACCCGCATTCTGGAGCGGTCAGATGAAATCGGGGTAAGGAAAGCCTTTGGCGCAAGAACCCGCGACCTCCTGCTACAGTTTGTTTTTGAAAATGTCTTATTGACACTCATTGGTGGGGTAATAGGCTTTTTGATGGCGTTGTGGCTTATTTATATCCTCAACAGCACAAAATTTATGGGCGAAGTAATGCTTTCATTTAATCCTTCTGTTTTTGCCTACGGATTGATAATTACCCTGTTTTTTGGCATTCTTTCCGGACTTTTACCAGCATGGCGGATGTCCCGGTTACACGTAATTGACGCACTCAAACAAAATGCATCATGA
- a CDS encoding ABC transporter ATP-binding protein, which produces MISLKNVNKVYRTQTVETLALNDISLEVANGEFISIMGPSGCGKSTMLNIMGLLDLPTSGSVTIGTQDISLYNSNNLAKFRNENLGFIFQSFHLINDLAVVDNVELPLIYRSQVSAGKRKKMAEEALTQVGLSHRLHHRPSQLSGGQKQRVAIARAIVGKPRIILADEPTGNLDSVMGQEIMDILLRLNQEANTTIVMVTHDENIARQTNRVVRLFDGSQVF; this is translated from the coding sequence ATGATAAGCCTGAAAAACGTAAACAAAGTCTATCGCACCCAGACGGTAGAAACCCTCGCGCTCAATGATATTTCGCTTGAAGTCGCTAATGGAGAATTTATCTCAATTATGGGGCCTTCCGGCTGCGGCAAAAGTACCATGTTAAATATTATGGGTTTACTGGATCTTCCCACGAGTGGCTCGGTAACCATTGGTACCCAGGATATTTCGTTGTATAACAGCAATAACCTGGCAAAGTTCCGGAACGAAAATCTGGGGTTTATTTTTCAGAGTTTTCACCTGATTAATGACCTGGCTGTGGTAGACAATGTCGAATTGCCCCTGATTTATCGCAGTCAGGTCTCTGCTGGCAAACGCAAAAAGATGGCTGAAGAAGCGCTCACCCAGGTTGGGCTCAGCCACCGGTTGCACCACAGGCCGAGTCAGTTGTCTGGGGGGCAGAAACAACGCGTAGCCATTGCCCGGGCGATTGTAGGCAAACCAAGGATCATTCTGGCCGATGAGCCAACCGGAAACCTTGATAGCGTCATGGGACAGGAAATCATGGATATTCTGCTCCGGCTAAATCAGGAGGCAAACACCACAATCGTCATGGTTACGCATGATGAAAATATTGCCCGGCAGACCAACCGTGTTGTGCGGCTGTTTGACGGAAGTCAGGTTTTTTAA